A part of Biomphalaria glabrata chromosome 3, xgBioGlab47.1, whole genome shotgun sequence genomic DNA contains:
- the LOC106060266 gene encoding uncharacterized protein LOC106060266 isoform X2 has protein sequence MDEDSDVDKDLDSSLLADLHHGLDSSVDDCSSVFDKEEFMALKGAQKVEENQTEGLAMDQIAMLQEMVQEMKKGFQSAVEELGKIQAKEEHDSARGKQQQQLENLTETLQEIKSQLSVLTKDVDLIKDEQKLIKEQLEEVRSNRGSSLDRRSQSDSESHQVIPIPDSELLPEEWNYKISDFPAVEDAKQTLDTSDEARTSNDSEVTSVACKSLSLTQALAEKCLRLNHMESSDEEERSTNRRVSHYTPKLSHLLLQEAANRRHSMPVVPTPENTTRDVVNAGKRQKTVKDLADSERDYCSKLWSLLNNYLTPLQSGGFFSAKELDVLIPQYMEQLYVEHCHICTGLQERLVHWTHMGTIADLFTRVTDLNSLDSILPFYQVYAEDLPTAITCLKRALLQSSEFKDFLRAIKHSSCASEDLMALIMSPVQHMPRFLLQLQQILRYTPTTHLDYPLLQTSLQRLRTFVDQLNKDVSSAMQVLSQENSLRLNGNEFQGSQLDTSLHLVTSEEDNITSARALSKSTLSHVQSEWLDDVYSHRSLQQFEDTRHHMMRPLSGHTNTLSQPDLTNINGYPQEMSGLAHFPRSQSSIPSTAVNEGLGERQYRHYKSPRARPSSAIDFIGHGPQQYHYNHLTKRLYPGPLPRPHSAMGPMGMPVIDGQHRPTIISRKHLRRSQPLAGSKSFWPETSSSNISPLAYPKMKEDDDDDDDEDDTRTSDTHSLVTTGSHPPSSSHCSNESPETEFNHTNIVQESQPLAQNLDHKNSVEFSAAEVTASLAKKLYPGQVRIHPVGQQNEKLPSDLQFSREEVSPKSHPPGNPFRDYLTSSVLDRSGVRTVTNGAVMSTIVPNVSASQMNNNGNSSPNPFKESRLKSQLDDRRTTLPVDVNSVLSTEDNNDAHSGLQNGLDKGEEKQSEDKQLSEKNKQFLLSLAHTSTSDPHNKHSLRLRGVTETNKSTNPESIKQPGSSTETKSVHPQPPPRFSRNVGLESTFTNGSVETNYVGLAKQTDFKTQKAEVAPNGHTLSVNCSTNDTEGRTTMASVENSPVLTLEYHKSNSNDTAAPTHQSYTSPLDPFTQSSVSFFTANIQPVVRPTNPFLATSRNSFNPAASESTSSGKDDGFPATLSHKDSNFQTESHTVINRTDSVDDVRKKEDRMRAKDGGRLSLTHDMSRTIDDPVASRKKMHFKASIKNLFSKKKGSIILADVEREVVMEMACAAVSTMSRSDIPSGITNQKADNFKSTESIEGKWNKEEMAFEIKTRKDQGSSTSSPIKVSKLFHSQPKVAKILSRAGKDCCELSKDEFQQFQTSLDSARPQEPSPNNSAVCTPYTVSSQAMKGNVADRNTVQFQDVIEKQIMSQTTEVALLNKDKTLFPSDQSYSDGTIINMNKFLPPKTGQVKEISGRVKGKMRDSKSQTGESDTLLIRKFEKDQQHTASELDSRKSEKQAFKTSIFLCHKCQIGDNEQNKCTSGSGIVLSNSSNISEKHVIEKCKVCGSYWQNKDSPQTDANREYNGVDAKMNIDVPHTASEDLSCAECLKPCSNAIQSYEQSLSSQLKACQDLERQILDSEKCFKLSPSQSTSFVSKSLISSHSQHQGKGDTGIEGILNTRHEKNDHISSNNFIRIDKHDQVASNKSQKSNSGDHISNINSTKSDKNDNISGNNSSRNDTLDLVSGNNSSKSSENKITKSFFKLFLPSKSDSNSKSPKSDSNSKSLKSDSNSKSNSYGSNQVAEDPTLKTSKTSVSSAVTAPLSNIDQHISKTQISQEISSNKNGESFHLKKVKSKRKDKTKQQAVDKSEDVETLDVSKHYILKGKDFDHHYTLYYDEETAVNGDGSPGQTPPTKYKNSDNSLHSCSKKEIYRHYLKTRPANDVFRKRYKQHKSQLHFTNSNSEEHALAYRKDFPDKNLKHERSENVLQSYRQKVLPAYSDAIPLRENVLLSSCNAADTSCWSNIRPISRQCCSLEESSSPHPLLSSSFLHQSNLSKIESDRKSQDLKDSVTCDIDGQKHSTGIPVMPIILPVVGYRDGQRNTLFNFWPSYMSRTQASSGSNGHNKSDEGTPAEDALKESESEETSVKQDSTSSQLVATSACEESNSYKPRRSHLLTLSVREVKEETLPAGAVEQEDIPEQHNLTSKQDMAAKNDNLTEQSVVQFSGNLTSPNVNNKTALVATKGSASLSHGNTKEAQVSKDDLNDVESGKNDHRARFTSAFPKMYSNQSHQDKPMPVNTKQFILRTSSPCELATNPSLNQFAICNENPLLDSALFSSQYPCKNLEPSARIKPEKRSKNKVMVNIGSNDGLTTLIDHSLATHEPQARSGKHEHRYHLEGVVMRSDHKSRHARPSTAEMFRGGFNHNIPPQPYLMNRPISHPHVDSTLHHGSAIKHGTKHWSVHADLPRTSPNHLVSHKSSKTLKNDLSFRNSFFGDPKRNSPSSQSSYSVQSEGSQKTNLSKSPNHTAGEVTQVNVHATPDLLPPDSHLKDEPCCKLKDKSTKQSQSLFTRLTQSSLSFFSRDPKPNNAPK, from the exons gaGCCCAGAAGGTGGAGGAGAATCAGACGGAAGGATTAGCAATGGATCAAATAGCAATG ctCCAAGAGATGGTCCAGGAGATGAAGAAAGGCTTCCAGTCTGCTGTTGAGGAGCTGGGTAAGATTCAGGCTAAAGAAGAACATGATTCTGCCAGAGGGAAGCAGCAGCAGCAGTTGGAGAACCTGACTGAGACTTTACAGGAAATCAAG TCTCAGCTGAGTGTTCTGACCAAAGATGTGGACCTCATCAAAGACGAGCAGAAGTTGATTAAGGAACAGTTGGAAGAAGTCAGATCCAATAGAGGCAGTTCCCTAGACAGAAGATCTCAGAGTGACTCTGAAAG CCACCAGGTTATTCCCATACCTGATTCAGAGCTGTTACCAGAAGAATGGAATTACAAAATCTCAGATTTTCCAGCTGTTGAGGATGCTAAGCAGACGCTGGATACTTCCGATGAGGCTCGAACTAGCAATg ATTCAGAAGTGACCTCTGTGGCCTGTAAAAGTTTAAGCCTAACTCAAGCTCTGGCTGAAAAATGTCTTCGCCTGAACCATATGGAATCCAGTGATGAGGAAGAACGTTCCACCAACAGACGAGTGTCCCACTACACACCAAAGCTCTCACATCTTTTATTACAGGAAGCAGCCAACCGACGCCACAGTATGCCAGTTGTCCCAACACCAGAGAACACTACTAGAGATGTTGTTAATGCAG GTAAGAGACAGAAAACTGTCAAAGATTTGGCAGACTCTGAAAGAGACTACTGTTCAAAACTCTGGTCACTGCTCAACAACTACCTGACTCCTCTTCAATCTGGGGGTTTCTTTAGTGCCAAGGAACTTGATGTGTTGATTCCACAGTACATGGAACAGCTTTATGTTGAGCACTGTCACATCTGCACTGGCCTGCAAGAACGTTTGGTGCATTGGACACACATGGGCACTATAGCTGACCTGTTCACTAGGGTTACAGATTTAAATAGCCTT GATTCTATTTTACCTTTTTACCAAGTGTATGCTGAAGATTTACCCACTGCCATTACCTGTTTAAAGAGAGCTTTACTACAGTCTTCTGAGTTTAAGGATTTCTTGAGG GCAATCAAACACAGTAGCTGTGCAAGTGAAGATTTAATGGCATTGATTATGTCCCCTGTTCAACACATGCccagatttttattacagttgCAG CAAATACTGAGATATACCCCAACAACACACCTAGACTACCCACTACTTCAGACGTCACTCCAAAGATTGAGAACCTTTGTTGATCAGTTGAATAAAGATGTGTCCAGTGCAATGCAAGTTTTGTCCCAAGAAAATAGTTTAAG GCTGAATGGGAATGAATTCCAAGGATCTCAACTAGATACCAGCTTACACTTGGTCACCAGTGAAGAAGACAATATTACTTCTGCCAGAGCTTTGTCCAAGTCTACTCTTAG CCATGTACAGTCAGAGTGGTTAGATGATGTCTACAGTCATAGGTCACTGCAACAATTTGAAGATACAAGGCACCACATGATGCGTCCTCTGTCTGGTCACACTAATACACTCAGCCAACCAGATCTGACCAATATAAATGGCTACCCCCAAGAAATGTCTGGCTTAGCTCATTTTCCAAGAAGTCAGTCATCTATACCCTCAACTGCTGTCAATGAGGGACTTGGGGAAAGGCAATACAGACACTATAag TCTCCTAGAGCACGTCCATCATCTGCTATTGATTTCATTGGCCATGGTCCACAACAGTATCACTACAACCATCTCACTAAGAGGCTGTATCCTGGTCCACTGCCCAGACCACACTCAGCTATGGGACCCATGGGTATGCCCGTCATCGATGGCCAACACAGGCCCACTATCATAAGCAGAAAACACTTGAGGAGATCCCAGCCTTT GGCTGGAAGTAAATCCTTTTGGCCAGAGACATCATCTAGCAACATATCACCTTTAGCTTATCCGAAAATGAaagaggatgatgatgatgatgatgatgaagatgacaCCCGGACCAGCGATACTCATTCGTTAGTAACTACTGGCTCACATCCACCCAGCAGTAGCCATTGTTCTAATGAAAGCCCTGAAACTGAGTTTAATCACACCAATATTGTGCAGGAATCTCAGCCCTTGGCACAAAATCTTGACCACAAAAACTCAGTTGAATTCAGTGCAGCTGAAGTTACTGCCAGTTTGGCTAAAAAACTTTATCCTGGCCAGGTCAGAATACATCCTGTTGGTCAACAGAATGAAAAACTTCCTTCTGATTTACAGTTCAGTAGAGAAGAGGTCAGTCCAAAGTCTCATCCTCCTGGTAATCCATTTAGAGATTACTTGACCTCTTCAGTACTAGACAGGTCAGGTGTCAGGACAGTGACTAACGGTGCAGTAATGTCCACAATTGTGCCAAATGTGTCAGCCAGTCAAATGAACAATAATGGAAACTCCTCACCCAATCCTTTTAAAGAATCTAGATTAAAGTCCCAGTTGGATGACAGGAGAACCACATTGCCTGTGGATGTCAACTCTGTTCTGTCCACTGAAGACAATAATGATGCACACTCTGGCCTACAAAATGGTCTAGACAAAGGAGAAGAGAAGCAATCAGAGGACAAGCAGctatcagaaaaaaacaaacagttttTGCTATCACTGGCCCATACATCTACTAGTGATCCTCACAACAAACACTCACTTAGGTTAAGGGGGGtaactgaaacaaacaaaagtacAAACCCAGAAAGCATAAAACAGCCAGGTTCATCTACAGAAACCAAAAGTGTACACCCTCAGCCTCCACCAAGATTTTCAAGGAATGTAGGTTTAGAATCAACATTCACTAATGGCTCTGTAGAGACAAATTATGTTGGACTAGCTAAACAAACGGATTTTAAAACTCAGAAGGCTGAGGTTGCACCAAATGGTCATACTCTGTCTGTGAACTGTAGTACAAATGACACTGAAGGCAGAACAACTATGGCCAGTGTTGAAAATTCCCCAGTCTTGACTCTGGAATACCATAAGAGCAACTCAAACGATACAGCTGCTCCTACACATCAGTCCTATACTTCTCCACTTGATCCATTTACTCAAAGCAGTGTTTCATTTTTTACTGCCAATATTCAGCCTGTAGTGAGACCAACAAATCCATTTCTAGCAACGTCTAGGAATAGCTTTAACCCAGCAGCCTCAGAGTCTACATCCTCAGGAAAAGATGATGGTTTCCCAGCAACCCTTTCTCACAAAGATTCCAACTTTCAGACTGAGTCTCACACAGTTATCAATCGAACTGATTCTGTAGATGAtgttagaaagaaagaagacagaatGAGAGCCAAAGATGGAGGCAGGCTATCCCTGACACATGATATGTCTAGAACCATTGATGATCCTGTggcttctagaaaaaaaatgcatttcaaaGCTTccattaaaaatcttttttccaaaaaaaa AGGTAGTATAATATTGGCAGATGTTGAAAGAGAAGTTGTTATGGAAATGGCCTGTGCTGCTGTGTCAACTATGAGCAGATCTGACATACCCAGTGGGATTACCAACCAGAAAGCAGACAATTTTAAATCTACTGAAAGCATTGAGGGAAAGTGGAATAAAGAAGAAATggcttttgaaataaaaactagaaaagatcaAGGCAGCAGTACATCTAGCCCAATTAAAGTGTCCAAACTTTTCCACAGCCAGCCAAAAGTAGCCAAAATCCTGTCCAGAGCTGGTAAGGATTGTTGTGAATTGAGCAAGGATGAATTTCAACAGTTTCAGACTTCATTGGACTCAGCTAGACCACAGGAACCATCTCCAAATAATTCAGCAGTTTGCACACCGTATACAGTTAGTTCACAGGCTATGAAAGGCAACGTTGCTGATAGAAACACTGTTCAATTTCAAGATGTCATTGAGAAGCAAATTATGTCACAGACAACAGAAGTAGCTCTGctaaataaagataaaacacTTTTCCCTAGTGACCAATCTTATTCGGATGGGACTATCATTAACATGAACAAGTTTCTTCCACCTAAAACAGGACAGGTTAAAGAGATATCTGGGAGAGTCAAGGGCAAGATGAGAGACAGTAAGTCTCAAACTGGGGAATCTGATACCTTGCTGATCAGAAAATTCGAAAAAGACCAACAGCACACTGCTTCGGAGCTTGATTCCAGGAAGAGTGAAAAACAAGCCTTCAAAACTAGCATTTTCCTTTGCCACAAATGTCAGATTGGTGACaatgaacaaaacaaatgtaCCTCAGGCAGTGGCATTGTTTTGTCAAATAGTAGCAACATTTCTGAAAAGCATGTGATAGAGAAGTGTAAAGTGTGTGGCTCCTATTGGCAAAACAAAGATAGTCCTCAAACTGATGCCAACAGAGAATATAATGGAGTGGATGCTAAAATGAATATAGATGTGCCTCACACTGCATCTGAGGACCTGAGCTGTGCTGAATGTTTAAAACCATGTTCTAATGCCATTCAAAGTTATGAACAAAGTCTCAGTTCTCAACTCAAAGCATGTCAAGATTTAGAACGTCAAATCCTTGACtctgaaaaatgttttaaattgtccCCCAGTCAAAGCACTTCTTTTGTCAGTAAATCTCTCATTTCAAGCCACTCACAGCATCAAGGCAAAGGGGATACAGGAATTGAAGGAATTCTAAATACAAGACATGAAAAAAATGACCACATCTCTAGCAATAATTTCATTAGAATTGACAAACATGATCAGGTGGCTAGCAATAAATCACAGAAAAGTAATTCAGGTGATCACATTTCAAACATAAATTCCACAAAAAGTGACAAAAATGACAATATTTCTGGAAATAATTCTTCAAGAAATGACACATTAGATCTGGTGTCTGGCAATAATTCCTCTAAGagttctgaaaataaaataacaaaatcatTCTTCAAATTGTTCCTCCCATCCAAGAGTGATTCAAACTCCAAAAGTCCCAAAAGTGATTCAAACTCCAAAAGTCTCAAGAGTGATTCAAACTCTAAAAGTAACTCCTATGGCTCTAATCAAGTAGCTGAAGATCCAACTCTGAAAACATCTAAAACTTCTGTTTCTTCTGCTGTAACTGCTCCCTTATCAAATATAGACCAACACATTTCTAAAACTCAAATTTCACAAGAAATCTCATCTAACAAAAACGGAGAATCATTTCATCTGAAAAAAGTCAAGTCTAAAAGgaaagataaaacaaaacagcaaGCTGTGGATAAGTCAGAGGATGTGGAAACACTTGACGTGTCCAAGCACTATATATTGAAAGGCAAAGACTTTGACCATCATTATACTTTGTACTATGATGAAGAGACTGCAGTTAATGGAGATGGCTCTCCTGGTCAGACTCCACCAACAAAATATAAGAATTCTGACAATTCTTTACATTCATGTTCGAAAAAAGAAATCTATCGCCACTACCTTAAAACACGACCAGCGAATGATGTTTTCAGGAAAAGATACAAGCAGCACAAAAGTCAGTTGCATTTTACCAACTCTAATAGTGAAGAGCATGCCCTGGCCTACAGAAAAGATTTTCCTGACAAAAATCTGAAACATGAAAGGTCAGAAAATGTCTTGCAATCTTACAGGCAGAAAGTTTTGCCAGCATATAGTGATGCTATCCCCTTGAGAGAGAATGTACTTTTGAGTTCCTGCAATGCAGCAGACACTTCTTGTTGGTCTAACATAAGACCCATTTCTAGGCAGTGTTGCTCTTTAGAGGAGTCTTCCTCTCCACATCCCCTTCTATCATCTAGCTTCCTGCATCAAAGTAATCTTTCCAAAATTGAGTCAGATAGAAAATCCCAGGACTTAAAGGACAGTGTCACCTGTGACATTGATGGTCAGAAACACTCCACTGGAATACCAGTAATGCCTATCATTTTACCAGTTGTAGGTTATCGAGATGGGCAAAGAAATACTTTGTTTAACTTTTGGCCATCCTATATGTCCAGAACACAAGCCAGCTCTGGATCCAATGGTCATAATAAGAGTGACGAAGGCACCCCTGCAGAAGATGCTCTGAAAGAGTCTGAGTCTGAAGAGACATCAGTGAAACAGGATTCCACATCCTCTCAGCTAGTTGCAACAAGTGCATGTGAAGAAAGCAACAGCTACAAGCCCAGGAGGTCACATCTATTAACACTCAGTGTCAGGGAAGTTAAAGAGGAAACTCTGCCAGCAGGTGCTGTCGAGCAAGAAGACATTCCTGAACAGCACAACTTGACCAGCAAACAAGATATGGCTGCCAAAAATGATAATCTAACTGAGCAGTCGGTAGTTCAGTTTTCTGGCAATTTAACATCCCCTAATGTAAACAATAAGACAGCACTTGTAGCAACAAAAGGTTCTGCTTCTCTCAGCCATGGCAATACAAAAGAAGCTCAGGTTTCTAAAGATGATCTCAATGATGTGGAGAGTGGCAAAAATGATCACAGGGCAAGGTTTACATCTGCCTTTCCAAAAATGTACTCAAACCAATCCCACCAAGACAAACCAATGCCTGTTAATactaaacaatttattttaagaacCAGTTCACCCTGTGAGCTTGCAACAAATCCCTCTTTGAATCAGTTTGCCATCTGTAATGAAAATCCTCTTTTAGATTCAGCCTTATTCAGTAGTCAGTACCCATGCAAAAACCTGGAGCCTTCAGCAAGAATAAAACCAGAGAAACGAAGTAAAAATAAGGTCATGGTCAACATAGGTAGCAATGATGGCTTGACTACTTTGATTGACCACTCCCTTGCTACACATGAGCCTCAAGCCCGCTCAGGTAAACATGAGCACAGGTATCACTTGGAAGGGGTGGTGATGAGATCTGATCATAAAAGTCGACATGCTAGACCCAGCACTGCTGAAATGTTCAGAGGTGGTTTCAATCACAACATACCTCCCCAGCCTTATCTGATGAACAGGCCCATCTCACATCCTCATGTTGACAGCACCTTACATCATGGTAGCGCTATCAAACATGGAACAAAGCATTGGTCAGTGCATGCTGACCTCCCAAGGACCTCACCGAACCATTTGGTTAGCCACAAGTCCAGTAAGACTCTCAAAAATGACCTTTCTTTCAGGAACTCTTTTTTTGGAGATCCCAAAAGAAACTCCCCATCCTCACAGAGCTCTTATAGTGTTCAAAGTGAAGGATCCCAGAAAACCAACTTAAGTAAGTCCCCAAATCACACAGCTGGCGAGGTAACTCAGGTCAATGTTCATGCTACTCCAGATTTACTTCCCCCTGACAGTCACTTGAAAGATGAGCCATGTTGTAAACTCAAGGACAAGTCTACAAAACAATCCCAGTCACTATTTACTAGACTAACCCAGTCttctttgtctttcttctcTAGGGACCCAAAACCAAACAATGCACCAAAATAA